In a single window of the Cydia amplana chromosome 4, ilCydAmpl1.1, whole genome shotgun sequence genome:
- the LOC134647656 gene encoding uncharacterized protein LOC134647656 produces the protein MPKFTFVLVVVALAVSVQGFPTFEDDVAAAAASGNWAKVHEILRKNFASSFGNNTMTDVRNLKPQNGGHVFAEAKSTFEHSSNINGKSSHERGGHEVVNNDGKVAEWDLN, from the exons ATGCCGAAATTCACCTTCGTGTTAGTGGTCGTGGCTCTGGCCGTCAGCGTACAAG GGTTCCCGACGTTTGAGGATGACGTGGCAGCAGCGGCGGCTTCCGGCAACTGGGCTAAAGTCCATGAGAT cttgagaaagaacttcgcttcgTCGTTCGGG AACAATACGATGACAGATGTCCGAAACCTGAAGCCGCAGAACGGCGGCCACGTGTTCGCAGAGGCGAAGTCCACCTTCGAGCACTCGTCCAACATCAATGGCAAGTCCAGCCACGAGCGAGGCGGCCACGAGGTCGTGAACAACGACGGCAAGGTCGCCGAATGGGACCTGAATTAA